One window of Trifolium pratense cultivar HEN17-A07 linkage group LG5, ARS_RC_1.1, whole genome shotgun sequence genomic DNA carries:
- the LOC123885999 gene encoding uncharacterized protein LOC123885999, whose translation MNPNHHNSWSNYIQNSVNSSNIPNLQNSGNSSHISNQQNSYFGNAPFNPNPTFNPNFQNSPFIPNLQINPHFGNYPYQLTNPTMLHGIQMSSSGMQSNDQVPETPQFCTQGGLETINLGEEVGSTVVKTPKTRFQPKEDEVLIQSWLKSSKNAIIGIDQKGESFWKRIGEAYNKYRDKKYLERIILILIFKSSCVEDLMFVISKFIDNFNKT comes from the coding sequence ATGAACCCCAATCACCATAATTCTTGGTcaaattatatacaaaatagtGTCAATTCTTCTAATATTCCAAATCTACAAAATAGTGGCAATTCTTCTCATATCTCAAATCAACAAAACTCATACTTTGGAAATGCACCTTTTAACCCAAATCCAACTTTTAACccgaattttcaaaattctccttTTATTCCAAATCTACAAATTAACCCACACTTTGGAAATTATCCATATCAATTAACTAACCCCACTATGCTTCATGGGATTCAAATGAGTAGTAGTGGCATGCAATCAAATGATCAAGTGCCTGAAACACCACAGTTTTGCACTCAAGGTGGGTTGGAAACTATTAACCTTGGTGAAGAAGTTGGATCAACGGTTGTTAAGACGCCAAAAACAAGATTCCAACCAAAGGAAGATGAAGTTCTCATTCAATCATGGCTCAAAAGTTCAAAGAATGCAATTATTGGGATTGATCAAAAAGGAGAAAGTTTTTGGAAGAGGATTGGTGAAGCTTATAACAAGTATCGCGACAAAAAGTATCTAGAAAGAATAATTCtaatattgattttcaagaGTTCATGCGTAGAAGATTTGATGTTCGTGATAAGCAAATTCATCGACAACTTCAACAAAACTTGA
- the LOC123887103 gene encoding EEF1A lysine methyltransferase 4, which produces MSTGTQAYGESWYWDNRYTNEPGPFDWYQKYITLAPIINLYVPLHQSILVVGSGNSAFSEGMVDEGGYKDVVNIDISSVVIDAMQKKYQDRPELKYLEMDVRDMSAFESESFGSVIDKGTLDSILCGNNSRQNATKMLEEIWRVLKNKGVYILVTYGAPQYRLRLLRESCSWTIKLHVIEKLAAEEKSDDPLWELTKPIPLNNDGSSAEETLGPNPDVHYIYICTKEISANTNV; this is translated from the exons ATGTCAACAGGTACACAAGCCTACGGTGAATCATGGTACTGGGACAACCGTTACACAAATGAACCTGGTCCTTTTGATTGGTACCAAAAGTACATTACTTTGGCTCCTATCATCAATCTCTATGTTCCTCTTCATCAATCTATCCTCGTTGTTGGTTCTGGAAATTCAG CGTTTAGTGAAGGTATGGTTGATGAAGGTGGTTACAAGGATGTTGTTAACATTGATATAAGCTCTGTGGTGATTGATGCTATGCAGAAGAAATACCAAGATCGACCTGAATTGAAGT ATCTGGAAATGGATGTAAGAGACATGAGTGCTTTTGAATCAGAGTCTTTTGGTTCTGTTATTGACAAAG GAACTCTTGATTCTATCTTG TGTGGAAACAATTCAAGACAAAATGCTACAAAGATGCTTGAAGAAATTTGGAG GGTTCTCAAGAACAAAGGAGTCTATATTCTG GTGACGTATGGAGCTCCACAATATCGCTTACGTTTGCTACGCGAATCATGCTCCTGGACAATTAAACTCCATGTGATAG AGAAACTTGCAGCAGAAGAAAAATCTGATGATCCACTTTGGGAGCTGACAAAACCTATTCCACTTAATAATGATGGAAGCTCTGCGGAGGAAACCCTAGGACCGAATCCCGACGTCCATTATATATACATTTGCACTAAG GAAATTTCTGCTAATACAAACGTATAA
- the LOC123885245 gene encoding protein TRIGALACTOSYLDIACYLGLYCEROL 4, chloroplastic, with product MRKLRWVMDGGGFWNLDISTPKTLDGFASPVPEDPLTLGGLSRGTRLSRPRQLQFMQLFMNAPLVPTFSKPQGFNLQRVLSLPFSENWLVFLLGQFNLQKFVSSVKSSEEKPERFSSWLKSVGRNLRDRSLYALGLCSELQLTPDDTLLFGLDSYDYADKPRGKAVFRHKFPHHDLTAEAVYPGLFVDKIGNYWDVPFSMAIGLASVTTSDSSVGYHLSAHYNSGSPKQSESIQNQDDSVPSLQKRDDNVPWTLLPGLAFKSVFSYRKSLDIWRSETPKLKLVQPYDIFLSNPHVSASGMIGAAASAYVGENSTKAQIDDDGQHSAGLFLQSSRLKSSFLADIFGSVSFTAQHGNFQRLFLDLSRFQARLEFPSGSKFLSGATSLAQDLLNSQKPNMEAVQAVCPNATLSYQQQIVGPVSFRVDSGIAVDLKNPKFPIQVQLQEPVLALEYALHVLGSAKAVAWCCPKRQEFMVELRFFET from the exons ATGAGGAAACTAAGATGGGTAATGGATGGAGGAGGGTTTTGGAATTTAGACATTTCAACTCCAAAAACACTTGATGGTTTTGCTTCACCTGTTCCTGAAGACCCTCTCACTTTAGGTGGTTTATCAAGAGGTACAAGACTTTCCAGACCAAGACAACTTCAATTTATGCAACTTTTCATGAATGCCCCTCTTGTTCCTACTTTTTCAAAACCTCAAGGTTTCAATCTTCAACGTGTTTTATCACTACCCTTTTCTGAGAATTG GCTTGTATTTTTACTGGGTCAGTTCAATTTGCAGAAGTTTGTTTCCTCTGTTAAGAGCAGTGAGGAAAAGCCAGAGCGGTTTTCCTCTTGGCTAAAATCAGTTGGGAGAAACCTACGGGATAGATCTTTGTATGCCTTGGGATTATGTTCAGAGTTGCAGTTAACACCGGATGATACTTTACTTTTTGGCTTAGATTCATATGACTATGCCGATAAACCTCGTGGGAAAGCTGTCTTTCGTCATAAG TTTCCACATCATGATCTAACGGCGGAGGCAGTTTATCCCGGTCTTTTTGTTGATAAGATTGGTAATTACTGGGATGTACCCTTTTCAATGGCTATTGGTCTTGCTTCTGTGACTACCAGTGACTCTTCTGTTGGTTATCATTTGTCCGCGCACTACAATTCTGGGTCACCCAAGCAGTCTGAAAGTATTCAAAATCAAGATGATAGTGTACCATCTCTTCAAAAAAGAGACGATAATGTACCATGGACTCTACTTCCGGGTTTGGCTTTCAAAAGTGTCTTTTCTTATAGGAAAAGCCTCGATATTTGGAGAAGCGAAACTCCTAAATTGAAATTGGTACAACCATATGACATCTTTCTTTCAAACCCTCACGTGTCTGCCTCAGGGATGATTG GTGCTGCTGCATCCGCATATGTTGGGGAGAATTCGACAAAAGCACAAATAGACGACGATGGACAACATTCTGCAGGATTGTTTCTTCAGTCATCTAGATTAAAGTCTTCTTTTCTAGCAGATATATTTGGATCCGTTTCATTTACAGCCCAACATGGAAACTTCCAAAGGCTTTTTCTAGATCTTTCACGGTTTCAGGCACGGTTAGAATTTCCTTCTGGCTCCAAATTCCTTTCGGGTGCAACAAGTCTTGCTCAAGATCTTCTCAATTCTCAAAAGCCCAATATGGAAGCTGTTCAGGCGGTTTGCCCCAATGCTACCTTATCTTATCAGCAGCAG ATTGTTGGTCCTGTCAGTTTCAGAGTAGATTCAGGAATTGCAGTTGATCTGAAGAACCCTAAGTTTCCTATACAAGTACAACTGCAAGAACCTGTCCTTGCTCTTGAGTATGCATTGCATGTACTTGGTTCAGCAAAAGCGGTTGCTTGGTGTTGCCCTAAGCGCCAAGAGTTTATGGTAGAACTTCGTTTCTTTGAGACATAA